From the bacterium genome, the window GATCTTTCACCAGGCGGGCGACTGTGTGATGCCGCGGGAAGGGATCTTCGCGCGGGTCATCCGGCCCGGCACGATTTCCCCCGGGGACGCGATCGAGCGTATCCCCCGAGGGCGCCGGGGGGAGGGGAAAGGGATGCCGTTCAATCATTTCGACGAAGGCGGGCGGGCTGTCATGGTGGATGTGGGGGCGAAGGAGCCGACGCGCCGTGTGGCGGTGGCGAGCGCCACGGTTTTCATGAAGAAGGAGACGGCGGCCGCGATCACGGCCGGCGGAATGAAGAAGGGGGACGTGCTCGGGATCGCACGAATCGCGGGGATCGCCGCGGCGAAGAAGACGTCCGGCCTGATCCCGCTGGCGCATCCGGTCGCGCTCACCTCCGTGTCGGTCGATGTCGGGGTGGATGGGGAGCGGGGGACGGTCGTCGTCACGAGCACCGTGAAGGCGTTCGACCGGACCGGCGTGGAGATGGAGGCGATGGTCTCGGCGTCGGTCGCCGCGCTCACGATCTACGACATGTGCAAGGGGGCGGACCGGGGGATCTCGATCGGCGACATTTTCCTGCTGTCGAAGGAGGGCGGGAAGAGCGGCGCGTACCGGAGGGGGGGCCGGTCCTGACCGGGGGTCGCACGGGCCCGCCCGCCGAAGACCAGTATCGCGTCAGTTCGGCGGCGACACGGCCCCCGTGTAGAACGGCTTGCACGTGGATATTCCGAGCAGGTTCCCTGCCCGGCTGAGCGTCCCCAGAATCGGCTCCGCGAACGACTGCAGGAAATTTGTCTTGTCCATCCGCGGGTCGTCGAAGGAACCCGAGATGCTCTGCCGGACCCTCGCGCACCCCTTCCCGTCGAGCGCCGCGACGGTGACGTCCATGAACCGCCGGTTCACGAGGTCGAGTTTCCCCTTCAGCGCGATCCGGTTCTTCCCCGTGGTGAAGGCGACATCCGTGGCGTCCGCCACGCCGTCGCGTACCGTCCAGTCGGAGACGAGCCGGGTGATCCGGGTCTCCCCCTCCCGGGTGGTGGACCGGTAGAGGTCCCCGTAGCGGTAGCCCTTCAACGCCGCGGATCCGAGCGGGCCCGCGAGCACAAACGCGCCGACATCCGCCAGGCCCAGCTTCTGGGCATCTTCCGCCTTCGACAGAACCTTGTCGATCTCCATCCCGTGGAACGTCAGCCCGTCTCCCCGCAGGGTGACGGTGCCGGAGAGCGTCCGCCTCATCCCGTCCACGTCCTTCCCACGGAAGGAGAGGTCCGGCGTCACCGTCATCGGCCCGCTCAGGTATTTTTCCTGCGCGAGTCCCGCGAGCGACTCTTCGGCGCGGAACTTCGCGAGCGTGTACTTCACCCTCAGGGACGGCGTGTCCCCGGAGAGGTCGACGCGGATCCCCCCCTCGCCCGCGCCGCCGAAGAGCTTTATCGCGAAGGGACGAAACTCGAAGACGCCCGCGCCGACCGTCACCTTCGCGCGCACGTCCGCCGCGGCGAAGTCCTTTGTTTTCATCTCCTTCGCGGACAGGTCGCCGGAGAAGGAGATCCCCTTCGAGATCCTCACCCCCGGGTCCGTTGGGATCGAGAAGTTCCGCACGGACAGGTCGATCGCGTCGAGGCTCGTTTCATCCCCAGACTTCCGGTCGACGTACACGATCTTTCCGGCCGACGCCGAACCGGCGGGAACGACCAGGGGGGCGGAAGAAACTTCGCCTTCCTTCGCCGGGCGAGGCGGGGTTTCGAAGTTGAACTTCCCGTCGATCCCTTTCTCGATCCGGATCACCGGTTTTTCAAGGGCCAGTTCCGTGATCACGACCTGGCCGGACAGAAGCGGAATCATCTTCACCCCCACTCGCAGCGCCTCCGTCGTGGCAAGGTCGGTGCCGCGGTTGCGCAGCCGCACGTCGGTGAGGACGATGCTCCCCGAAGGGAACAGGCGAAGCCTCGCCTTCCCGTGGGTCCGGAACTCCATCCCGAGAGCGTCGGAGACCCCGGATTCGATCCGGGGTTTGTAGACGTTCACATCGACGAGGACGAGGATCGTCACCCCCGCGAGGACGAGGAAGGCGGCCAGAATACCGAGGACGACGAGGAGCTTTTTCATCGAAGCGGCACCTCCGGGGAAGGTCGACCTTCCCTCCATCTTGCGACGTGGCGGGCCGGCGGTCAAACGGGGAAGACACCGTACGGACGCTCCTCCCGATCCCGGCGGAAGGAGATGAACCGGGGTCGCCGCGCCCGGGGGGAAAGCGTATACTGTATACAATCGGGGCGGAGCGTGAACGGGAACCTGCGGCATGGAGGAGGTGTGATATGCCGACCATGAAGGAGATCCGCGACATCGCGCGGCGGTTTGGACTCCGCTCGATCCGGATGGAGAAGGCAGAGCTCATCCGGGCCATCCAGAGGGCGGAGGGGAACTACGACTGCTACGGGACGGCGACCGAGGAGGAGTGCGACCAGGAGGAGTGCCTCTGGCGGGAAGACTGCTTCCGGGAGTCCGTCGCGGAGGAGATCCGCTGAAAGGAGGGGGGCTCATGAAGAAGCATCTCACTTGCAGGGCGCTGGGGATGAACTGCGGGTTCGAGGTCCACGACGAGTCCGAGGACGAGATCGCGGTGGCGATGGGCGACCACCTCAGGCGCGCCCACGGGGTGGAATTCAACGAGGCGCTGCGCAGGAAGGCGATGGACCTGATCCTTCTGGATCCGGCCTAGAGGCCCGGCGCTTCCGAACAGGGAGCCCGGCATGCATTGGGAAGGGCAAGGTCGCGGTGACCTTGCCCTTTTTTCATTGGTGCGCCCGGCAGGGGGTGGGATATTCTTTCCGCATGCATCATGATTTCGTTGGGGGACAGGAGGCGTCATGATCGGGTTGAAGGGAAAGGTGGCGGTGGTCACGGGGGCGAGCCGCGGGATCGGCGCGGCGACGGCGAAGCGCCTCGCGCGCGCCGGCGCGACGGTGGCGGTCAACTATTTCCAGAGCGAGACGGCCGCGGGGGAAGTCATCGCGGCGATCCGCGAGGTCGGCGGGACGGCGATCGCCGTCCGGACGGACGTCCGCGATGCGTCGCAGTGCGAGGCGATGGCGGACGAAGTGAAACGGACGCTCGGTCCGGTCGACGTGCTCGTGCTGAACGCGTCGATCTCCTTTCCCGTCGTCCCGTTCCTTAAGTACTCGTGGCCGGAGTTCGAGGCGAAGCTGACCGGGGAGCTCAAGTCCGCCTTCTTCTGCTGCAAGGCGTTCGTGCCGGGGATGGTGGAGCGCCGCAAGGGATCGGTCGTCGCGATCAGCAGCGGGTTGTCCCGCCACCCGGGGGAGGGGTTCTGCGCCCACAGCACGGCGAAGTCCGGGCTGGACGCCTTCGTGAAGTCGCTCGCGCTCGAACTGGGGCCGTTCGGCGTACGCGTGAACGTGGTCGCCCCGGGGCTCACCTTGACGGACGCGACATCGTTTCTTTCGCGGAAGGAGAAGGAAGCCTCGGCGCAGATGACCCCGCTGCGGCGGAACGGCCTTCCGGAGGACACGGCGGGGGCGGTCCTCTTCCTCGCCTCGGAGGAGGCGCGCTTCATCACGGGCGCGTACCTGCCGGTCTCCGGCGGGAACCTGATGCCATGACGCCGGAGGCGCCCTGGGAGGGTGCTCTTCGGCGTCTCGAAGGGATCCTGGGGCGCGTCGAGGCGCTCCTCGGGAAGCGGGAGGCGCCGCCGACCGACCCGGCGATCTTCCACTCCCACCGGGCGTTCCGGTGGGAGCGCGCGGGGGAAGGGGGTCGGATCGTCCCGATCCCCCATCCGCACGGTGTGGATCTCGCCTCGCTCGTCGGGATCGACCGTGCGAAGGAGGAGTTGCTCCGGAACACGGAACAGTTCGTTTCCGGGCGGGGGGCGAACCACGTCCTTCTGTGGGGGGAGCGCGGGACCGGCAAGTCGTCGTGCGTGAAGGGGCTGCTACCCGTCTTCGGCCCGCGGGGGCTGCGGATCGTCGAGCTCGCCCGGTGGGACCTGTTCTCCTTCCCGAAGATCATCGGGCAGCTCCGAGGGCTGGCGTTCCGGTTCCTCCTCTACTGCGACGACCTGTCGTTCGACGAGGGAGAGGCCGACTACCGGGGGCTCAAGACGCTGCTGGACGGCGGCGTGGAGGAGCGCCCGGAGAACGTGCTGATCTACGCCACCTCGAACCGCCGGCACCTGATGCCCGAGCGCCGGGTCGCGCTGGGCGCGGAGGACGAGATCCATCCGGAGGAGGCGGTAGGGGAGAAGCTCTCCCTCTCCGACCGGTTCGGCCTGCAGCTCGGGTTCTACCGGTTCGACCAGGAGACGTACCTCGCCATCGTCGAATCGTACGCGGGGCGGATGCGGCTTCCCGTCGATCCGGGAATCCTCCGGGAGGACGCGCTGCGGTGGGCGCTCGCCGCCGGCTCCCGCAGCGGCCGGACGGCGAAGCAGTTCATCGACGACCTCGCCGGCCGCCTCGGGACGCGATCGCCCTGACCGGCGGTGCGCCCTCCGCCCATCCGGCATCTTCCCATCCGACGCACGGCTGTGGTATGAAATGGTTGTCGCCCGGCGATGGAGTTCGCCGATAACCGCCGTCGTCCGGACGGCTGATGACTCCTACCCGACACCCGCGGGGCAGGAGTTTTTTTTGTCCTGGGTGCCTTGCCATCCAAGGGAGGGGTTC encodes:
- the moaC gene encoding cyclic pyranopterin monophosphate synthase MoaC, coding for MPFNHFDEGGRAVMVDVGAKEPTRRVAVASATVFMKKETAAAITAGGMKKGDVLGIARIAGIAAAKKTSGLIPLAHPVALTSVSVDVGVDGERGTVVVTSTVKAFDRTGVEMEAMVSASVAALTIYDMCKGADRGISIGDIFLLSKEGGKSGAYRRGGRS
- a CDS encoding AsmA family protein, translated to MKKLLVVLGILAAFLVLAGVTILVLVDVNVYKPRIESGVSDALGMEFRTHGKARLRLFPSGSIVLTDVRLRNRGTDLATTEALRVGVKMIPLLSGQVVITELALEKPVIRIEKGIDGKFNFETPPRPAKEGEVSSAPLVVPAGSASAGKIVYVDRKSGDETSLDAIDLSVRNFSIPTDPGVRISKGISFSGDLSAKEMKTKDFAAADVRAKVTVGAGVFEFRPFAIKLFGGAGEGGIRVDLSGDTPSLRVKYTLAKFRAEESLAGLAQEKYLSGPMTVTPDLSFRGKDVDGMRRTLSGTVTLRGDGLTFHGMEIDKVLSKAEDAQKLGLADVGAFVLAGPLGSAALKGYRYGDLYRSTTREGETRITRLVSDWTVRDGVADATDVAFTTGKNRIALKGKLDLVNRRFMDVTVAALDGKGCARVRQSISGSFDDPRMDKTNFLQSFAEPILGTLSRAGNLLGISTCKPFYTGAVSPPN
- a CDS encoding SAP domain-containing protein, which encodes MKEIRDIARRFGLRSIRMEKAELIRAIQRAEGNYDCYGTATEEECDQEECLWREDCFRESVAEEIR
- a CDS encoding DUF1059 domain-containing protein — encoded protein: MKKHLTCRALGMNCGFEVHDESEDEIAVAMGDHLRRAHGVEFNEALRRKAMDLILLDPA
- a CDS encoding 3-oxoacyl-ACP reductase FabG, producing the protein MIGLKGKVAVVTGASRGIGAATAKRLARAGATVAVNYFQSETAAGEVIAAIREVGGTAIAVRTDVRDASQCEAMADEVKRTLGPVDVLVLNASISFPVVPFLKYSWPEFEAKLTGELKSAFFCCKAFVPGMVERRKGSVVAISSGLSRHPGEGFCAHSTAKSGLDAFVKSLALELGPFGVRVNVVAPGLTLTDATSFLSRKEKEASAQMTPLRRNGLPEDTAGAVLFLASEEARFITGAYLPVSGGNLMP
- a CDS encoding ATP-binding protein produces the protein MTPEAPWEGALRRLEGILGRVEALLGKREAPPTDPAIFHSHRAFRWERAGEGGRIVPIPHPHGVDLASLVGIDRAKEELLRNTEQFVSGRGANHVLLWGERGTGKSSCVKGLLPVFGPRGLRIVELARWDLFSFPKIIGQLRGLAFRFLLYCDDLSFDEGEADYRGLKTLLDGGVEERPENVLIYATSNRRHLMPERRVALGAEDEIHPEEAVGEKLSLSDRFGLQLGFYRFDQETYLAIVESYAGRMRLPVDPGILREDALRWALAAGSRSGRTAKQFIDDLAGRLGTRSP